GATTCATACTCATTTTtcaattgataataataatagacaaaattattattttcatattatacaTGGCACTACTTTAGGAGTTTTCTGTAGGAcattcctgtctgtctatctatccatctatcagtGCAAATTGGAGATGTATGTGCAACAATGAAAGAAGACTACCTTTGACCAAAATCAGACATCTTTAATACAAAACTTGAACTTGGAACCCAAATGCTCAGTGACCAATCTAGTATGATAACTGCACAGGAATAACGTCTTGGACATGCAGCACTCTTCACTTCCCAGTTTTAGAAAAGTGGgctgaaatgaaaaattatacaAGATTCTGTCTCCATTTGTTTGGTTTATAAACAAGGGCCATgccatttattttcctgttttatgtGTTAACATAAAATTGAAAGTTTTTGAACTATTATGAATATGTATGATGTAACAAAGATGAAAAATAGTACATAAAATAATGTGTCCTTGTTCTAGTATTGTTCTGAACAAAATATATGCCGAGTAGAATTCACTCTTGATTGCTCAAAATTGCCATGATGGCCTTCACTAATACTCTCTTGATTTAATATTCCTATTGTAACTTCAGATATTCTTGAGTTCTATAGTTCGTGGGAAAATTATAAAGCACTGAACCAAGCTGCTTGGTTTATGTCAACAAAATGTCTTGCCTAAAGAAAAGATTTGGATAACCCTCTCCTGAATTTGCTTAGTCTTCACACCATAAATGATGGGATTGACTGTGGGTGGTACTACCACATAGAGGTTAGCAAGGAGAATGTGCACATGCAGTGGTATACTGTGACCCCCAAAACGatgagcaaagaaagaaaaaaaggctggtGTGTAGAACAGGAGAATAACACAGACATGGGAGCCACATGTACCCAGAGCCTTGAGTTGGGCATCTCGAGAAGGAATTCTAAACACAGCACAAAGTATAAGGACATATGATACAATGATCAGTACCACATCTAGGCAGGTGGAAAACAGAGCCACTATCACCCCATAGTAAATGTTGACTTTGATGCTATCACAGGCCAACCTGGCAATGCCCATGTGTTCACAGTATGAGTGCCGAATGATGTTCCTCCCACAGTAGGTGAGCCGATAAACAAGGAAGATCAGGGGGAAGCAGATGAAGAAGCTTCTAGTCACAGATGCAATACCCATTTTGCTGATGACAGATGGGGTTAGAATATTGGTATATCTTAGTGGATAGCAGATGGCCACATAACGGTCAAATGCCATAGCCAGCAGTATGGCAGACTCTGCCACAAAGATAAAGTGGAGGAAAAACATCTGAGACACACAGCTAGCAAAGGAAATGCCTCCAGCTTGGAACCAGAAGATAGCTAACATTTTTGGTGTTGTGACTGTGGACAGAAAGATATCAGCCAGGGCCaacatggagaggaaaaggtACATGGGTTCATGAAGGCTGCGTTCAGTGATAATCAGGAATAACAGCAGTGCATTGCCTGCAATGGCCACTATGTACATTGAACAGATAGGGATAGAGATCCATATGTGTGCATCTTCTAGTCCTGGAATCCCAATCATGGTGTACCAGATGTCTCTGAGATTGGTGTGATTTAAAGTGGTTGAAAATGTTGTCATGCTTATTTTGCCCACTAGTTCTGAACCTGCCAaggcaaaacagcaacaacaaaacaaaaacaaaaacaagaagaaagaatcaTGGTTAATTTATTAGATTAAATGTGAACACTCACAGTTGGCTaagattattttatgaaaatgttaaTCTCTTGCAATTCAGGTATGTACAGACTTCTTTAACAGCAAAGTAACCAAAGTTTTATAAAGCTTTGTTGATTGGAAAAcgtaaaaatgttaattatagtGGCAAACTTTAAGGTGGCTTGAAATTGAGACTACACCATTAAATGCCTTGTATTTAC
The sequence above is drawn from the Peromyscus leucopus breed LL Stock chromosome 1, UCI_PerLeu_2.1, whole genome shotgun sequence genome and encodes:
- the LOC114706665 gene encoding olfactory receptor 52Z1-like, which translates into the protein MTTFSTTLNHTNLRDIWYTMIGIPGLEDAHIWISIPICSMYIVAIAGNALLLFLIITERSLHEPMYLFLSMLALADIFLSTVTTPKMLAIFWFQAGGISFASCVSQMFFLHFIFVAESAILLAMAFDRYVAICYPLRYTNILTPSVISKMGIASVTRSFFICFPLIFLVYRLTYCGRNIIRHSYCEHMGIARLACDSIKVNIYYGVIVALFSTCLDVVLIIVSYVLILCAVFRIPSRDAQLKALGTCGSHVCVILLFYTPAFFSFFAHRFGGHSIPLHVHILLANLYVVVPPTVNPIIYGVKTKQIQERVIQIFSLGKTFC